In one Brassica oleracea var. oleracea cultivar TO1000 chromosome C9, BOL, whole genome shotgun sequence genomic region, the following are encoded:
- the LOC106313663 gene encoding uncharacterized protein LOC106313663 isoform X2 encodes MRRGNHRPKAAAGSLKKKTDGFTNPDPSTSRDLKRRRSVSFVDADHHRSHSPEAQTGPSVDAKTSEFAFFNKLKSTFGLSSSEASNKLKQNPKDFESRGQIHNGTDLRAKDITGNTTTCSFTTPIYNARRGSPLNLTRKDKEKDPGKGSSGFNRDKDTVRGGNNNLSCGGSSDEKEDDFFSVKRKRLNQWVKHTWFPDITPQLLTSNGGNLVSLLLTRLFPGTDEKHPSRFSKERTERRTFLDSPGSKFLKRSHESYSEVDHGLQIEKKRAISWPENSIATNHVHYSCIPRDPQDFNFPFSYPKEPVYRPPLLTQKTFISFPVEETLDSSLHFRNYNSPSLGYHGEDIGYSSEALLPHDYREPSSALLLEWNTENASTRKTDDLQPSNHTELITCPNASSSLADNPWRSDYSSSHDVVTRELYPLPLLSHYTSGSFLLPATNQTRHFEHELERHMIDDEDVVAANQNLQTFHQATSLSDCLTRGHTYYHSPSNSPLDHSPFKSPGREMVSFPFSSISNSDLLEESSPTTQSDRWWI; translated from the exons ATGAGAAGAGGGAATCACCGACCGAAAGCAGCAGCGGGAAGTCTAAAGAAGAAGACCGACGGGTTCACGAATCCCGATCCTTCGACCTCTCGAG ATTTGAAACGCAGGAGAAGTGTGAGTTTCGTGGATGCTGATCATCATCGGAGCCATTCCCCTGAAGCCCAAACCGGACCAT CGGTTGATGCCAAGACCTCGGAGTTTGCCTTCTTTAACAAGTTGAAGTCTACTTTTGGTCTCTCCTCCTCTGAAGCTTCAAACAAACTGAAACAAAATCCGAAAGATTTTGAATCCAGAGGTCAAATCCACAATG GAACCGACCTCCGAGCTAAAGATATAACAGGCAATACTACTACTTGTAGCTTCACCACTCCCATTTATAATGCAAGACGCGGCTCACCTCTCAACTTGACTCGAAAGGATAAAG AGAAAGATCCTGGGAAAGGTTCTTCAGGGTTCAATAGAGATAAGGACACAGTTCGAGGTGGTAATAACAACCTGAGTTGTGGAG GAAGCAGTGATGAGAAGGAAGACGACTTTTTCTCTGTGAAGAGGAAGAGACTGAATCAGTGGGTCAAACATACTTGGTTTCCTGATATCACCCCCCAGCTGCTTACCTCAAACGG GGGCAATTTAGTTTCTCTTCTCCTAACTCGGCTGTTCCCTGGAACCGATGAGAAACAT CCTTCTAGGTTTTCCAAGGAGAGGACAGAGAGAAGAACGTTTCTTGATTCTCCTGGATCCAAGTTTCTCAAGAGGTCCCATGAAAGCTATTCAGAAGTTGACCATGGTCTGCAAATTGAGAAGAAAAGGGCCATATCTTGGCCGGAAAATAGCATTGCAACGAATCATGTCCACTACAGTTGCATCCCAAGAGATCCCCAAGACTTTAACTTTCCCTTCTCATATCCTAAGGAACCGGTTTATAGACCTCCACTGTTGACACAGAAGACATTCATCTCGTTTCCTGTTGAAGAAACTCTGGACTCCAGCCTCCATTTCAGAAACTACAACTCTCCTTCACTGGGTTATCATGGAGAAGACATTGGATACAGCTCAGAGGCCTTACTACCACATGATTATAGGGAGCCTTCATCTGCATTACTTCTCGAGTGGAACACTGAGAACGCAAGCACCAGAAAGACTGATGATTTGCAACCAAGTAATCACACAGAACTCATCACGTGTCCAAATGCATCATCATCTTTGGCTGATAATCCATGGAGGTCTGACTATTCTTCATCCCATGATGTTGTTACGAGGGAGCTGTACCCTTTACCTCTGCTCTCTCACTACACTTCAGGCAGTTTCCTCTTACCAGCAACAAACCAAACCCGCCATTTTGAGCATGAATTGGAGAGGCATATGATTGATGATGAAGATGTAGTTGCAGCAAACCAGAATCTCCAGACATTTCATCAAGCGACAAGCTTGTCAGATTGTTTAACCAGAGGCCACACATACTATCATAGTCCTTCCAACTCTCCATTGGATCATTCCCCTTTTAAATCCCCTGGACGTGAAATGGTATCCTTTCCGTTTTCCAGCATCAGCAATTCAGATTTGTTGGAAGAGTCAAGTCCAACAACACAAAGCGATCGGTGGTGGATATGA
- the LOC106313663 gene encoding uncharacterized protein LOC106313663 isoform X1, translating to MRRGNHRPKAAAGSLKKKTDGFTNPDPSTSRDLKRRRSVSFVDADHHRSHSPEAQTGPSVDAKTSEFAFFNKLKSTFGLSSSEASNKLKQNPKDFESRGQIHNDAGTDLRAKDITGNTTTCSFTTPIYNARRGSPLNLTRKDKEKDPGKGSSGFNRDKDTVRGGNNNLSCGGSSDEKEDDFFSVKRKRLNQWVKHTWFPDITPQLLTSNGGNLVSLLLTRLFPGTDEKHPSRFSKERTERRTFLDSPGSKFLKRSHESYSEVDHGLQIEKKRAISWPENSIATNHVHYSCIPRDPQDFNFPFSYPKEPVYRPPLLTQKTFISFPVEETLDSSLHFRNYNSPSLGYHGEDIGYSSEALLPHDYREPSSALLLEWNTENASTRKTDDLQPSNHTELITCPNASSSLADNPWRSDYSSSHDVVTRELYPLPLLSHYTSGSFLLPATNQTRHFEHELERHMIDDEDVVAANQNLQTFHQATSLSDCLTRGHTYYHSPSNSPLDHSPFKSPGREMVSFPFSSISNSDLLEESSPTTQSDRWWI from the exons ATGAGAAGAGGGAATCACCGACCGAAAGCAGCAGCGGGAAGTCTAAAGAAGAAGACCGACGGGTTCACGAATCCCGATCCTTCGACCTCTCGAG ATTTGAAACGCAGGAGAAGTGTGAGTTTCGTGGATGCTGATCATCATCGGAGCCATTCCCCTGAAGCCCAAACCGGACCAT CGGTTGATGCCAAGACCTCGGAGTTTGCCTTCTTTAACAAGTTGAAGTCTACTTTTGGTCTCTCCTCCTCTGAAGCTTCAAACAAACTGAAACAAAATCCGAAAGATTTTGAATCCAGAGGTCAAATCCACAATG ATGCAGGAACCGACCTCCGAGCTAAAGATATAACAGGCAATACTACTACTTGTAGCTTCACCACTCCCATTTATAATGCAAGACGCGGCTCACCTCTCAACTTGACTCGAAAGGATAAAG AGAAAGATCCTGGGAAAGGTTCTTCAGGGTTCAATAGAGATAAGGACACAGTTCGAGGTGGTAATAACAACCTGAGTTGTGGAG GAAGCAGTGATGAGAAGGAAGACGACTTTTTCTCTGTGAAGAGGAAGAGACTGAATCAGTGGGTCAAACATACTTGGTTTCCTGATATCACCCCCCAGCTGCTTACCTCAAACGG GGGCAATTTAGTTTCTCTTCTCCTAACTCGGCTGTTCCCTGGAACCGATGAGAAACAT CCTTCTAGGTTTTCCAAGGAGAGGACAGAGAGAAGAACGTTTCTTGATTCTCCTGGATCCAAGTTTCTCAAGAGGTCCCATGAAAGCTATTCAGAAGTTGACCATGGTCTGCAAATTGAGAAGAAAAGGGCCATATCTTGGCCGGAAAATAGCATTGCAACGAATCATGTCCACTACAGTTGCATCCCAAGAGATCCCCAAGACTTTAACTTTCCCTTCTCATATCCTAAGGAACCGGTTTATAGACCTCCACTGTTGACACAGAAGACATTCATCTCGTTTCCTGTTGAAGAAACTCTGGACTCCAGCCTCCATTTCAGAAACTACAACTCTCCTTCACTGGGTTATCATGGAGAAGACATTGGATACAGCTCAGAGGCCTTACTACCACATGATTATAGGGAGCCTTCATCTGCATTACTTCTCGAGTGGAACACTGAGAACGCAAGCACCAGAAAGACTGATGATTTGCAACCAAGTAATCACACAGAACTCATCACGTGTCCAAATGCATCATCATCTTTGGCTGATAATCCATGGAGGTCTGACTATTCTTCATCCCATGATGTTGTTACGAGGGAGCTGTACCCTTTACCTCTGCTCTCTCACTACACTTCAGGCAGTTTCCTCTTACCAGCAACAAACCAAACCCGCCATTTTGAGCATGAATTGGAGAGGCATATGATTGATGATGAAGATGTAGTTGCAGCAAACCAGAATCTCCAGACATTTCATCAAGCGACAAGCTTGTCAGATTGTTTAACCAGAGGCCACACATACTATCATAGTCCTTCCAACTCTCCATTGGATCATTCCCCTTTTAAATCCCCTGGACGTGAAATGGTATCCTTTCCGTTTTCCAGCATCAGCAATTCAGATTTGTTGGAAGAGTCAAGTCCAACAACACAAAGCGATCGGTGGTGGATATGA
- the LOC106313663 gene encoding uncharacterized protein LOC106313663 isoform X3: MRRGNHRPKAAAGSLKKKTDGFTNPDPSTSRDLKRRRSVSFVDADHHRSHSPEAQTGPSVDAKTSEFAFFNKLKSTFGLSSSEASNKLKQNPKDFESRGTDLRAKDITGNTTTCSFTTPIYNARRGSPLNLTRKDKEKDPGKGSSGFNRDKDTVRGGNNNLSCGGSSDEKEDDFFSVKRKRLNQWVKHTWFPDITPQLLTSNGGNLVSLLLTRLFPGTDEKHPSRFSKERTERRTFLDSPGSKFLKRSHESYSEVDHGLQIEKKRAISWPENSIATNHVHYSCIPRDPQDFNFPFSYPKEPVYRPPLLTQKTFISFPVEETLDSSLHFRNYNSPSLGYHGEDIGYSSEALLPHDYREPSSALLLEWNTENASTRKTDDLQPSNHTELITCPNASSSLADNPWRSDYSSSHDVVTRELYPLPLLSHYTSGSFLLPATNQTRHFEHELERHMIDDEDVVAANQNLQTFHQATSLSDCLTRGHTYYHSPSNSPLDHSPFKSPGREMVSFPFSSISNSDLLEESSPTTQSDRWWI; this comes from the exons ATGAGAAGAGGGAATCACCGACCGAAAGCAGCAGCGGGAAGTCTAAAGAAGAAGACCGACGGGTTCACGAATCCCGATCCTTCGACCTCTCGAG ATTTGAAACGCAGGAGAAGTGTGAGTTTCGTGGATGCTGATCATCATCGGAGCCATTCCCCTGAAGCCCAAACCGGACCAT CGGTTGATGCCAAGACCTCGGAGTTTGCCTTCTTTAACAAGTTGAAGTCTACTTTTGGTCTCTCCTCCTCTGAAGCTTCAAACAAACTGAAACAAAATCCGAAAGATTTTGAATCCAGAG GAACCGACCTCCGAGCTAAAGATATAACAGGCAATACTACTACTTGTAGCTTCACCACTCCCATTTATAATGCAAGACGCGGCTCACCTCTCAACTTGACTCGAAAGGATAAAG AGAAAGATCCTGGGAAAGGTTCTTCAGGGTTCAATAGAGATAAGGACACAGTTCGAGGTGGTAATAACAACCTGAGTTGTGGAG GAAGCAGTGATGAGAAGGAAGACGACTTTTTCTCTGTGAAGAGGAAGAGACTGAATCAGTGGGTCAAACATACTTGGTTTCCTGATATCACCCCCCAGCTGCTTACCTCAAACGG GGGCAATTTAGTTTCTCTTCTCCTAACTCGGCTGTTCCCTGGAACCGATGAGAAACAT CCTTCTAGGTTTTCCAAGGAGAGGACAGAGAGAAGAACGTTTCTTGATTCTCCTGGATCCAAGTTTCTCAAGAGGTCCCATGAAAGCTATTCAGAAGTTGACCATGGTCTGCAAATTGAGAAGAAAAGGGCCATATCTTGGCCGGAAAATAGCATTGCAACGAATCATGTCCACTACAGTTGCATCCCAAGAGATCCCCAAGACTTTAACTTTCCCTTCTCATATCCTAAGGAACCGGTTTATAGACCTCCACTGTTGACACAGAAGACATTCATCTCGTTTCCTGTTGAAGAAACTCTGGACTCCAGCCTCCATTTCAGAAACTACAACTCTCCTTCACTGGGTTATCATGGAGAAGACATTGGATACAGCTCAGAGGCCTTACTACCACATGATTATAGGGAGCCTTCATCTGCATTACTTCTCGAGTGGAACACTGAGAACGCAAGCACCAGAAAGACTGATGATTTGCAACCAAGTAATCACACAGAACTCATCACGTGTCCAAATGCATCATCATCTTTGGCTGATAATCCATGGAGGTCTGACTATTCTTCATCCCATGATGTTGTTACGAGGGAGCTGTACCCTTTACCTCTGCTCTCTCACTACACTTCAGGCAGTTTCCTCTTACCAGCAACAAACCAAACCCGCCATTTTGAGCATGAATTGGAGAGGCATATGATTGATGATGAAGATGTAGTTGCAGCAAACCAGAATCTCCAGACATTTCATCAAGCGACAAGCTTGTCAGATTGTTTAACCAGAGGCCACACATACTATCATAGTCCTTCCAACTCTCCATTGGATCATTCCCCTTTTAAATCCCCTGGACGTGAAATGGTATCCTTTCCGTTTTCCAGCATCAGCAATTCAGATTTGTTGGAAGAGTCAAGTCCAACAACACAAAGCGATCGGTGGTGGATATGA
- the LOC106313663 gene encoding uncharacterized protein LOC106313663 isoform X4, which translates to MRRGNHRPKAAAGSLKKKTDGFTNPDPSTSRDLKRRRSVSFVDADHHRSHSPEAQTGPSVDAKTSEFAFFNKLKSTFGLSSSEASNKLKQNPKDFESRGQIHNDAGTDLRAKDITGNTTTCSFTTPIYNARRGSPLNLTRKDKGFNRDKDTVRGGNNNLSCGGSSDEKEDDFFSVKRKRLNQWVKHTWFPDITPQLLTSNGGNLVSLLLTRLFPGTDEKHPSRFSKERTERRTFLDSPGSKFLKRSHESYSEVDHGLQIEKKRAISWPENSIATNHVHYSCIPRDPQDFNFPFSYPKEPVYRPPLLTQKTFISFPVEETLDSSLHFRNYNSPSLGYHGEDIGYSSEALLPHDYREPSSALLLEWNTENASTRKTDDLQPSNHTELITCPNASSSLADNPWRSDYSSSHDVVTRELYPLPLLSHYTSGSFLLPATNQTRHFEHELERHMIDDEDVVAANQNLQTFHQATSLSDCLTRGHTYYHSPSNSPLDHSPFKSPGREMVSFPFSSISNSDLLEESSPTTQSDRWWI; encoded by the exons ATGAGAAGAGGGAATCACCGACCGAAAGCAGCAGCGGGAAGTCTAAAGAAGAAGACCGACGGGTTCACGAATCCCGATCCTTCGACCTCTCGAG ATTTGAAACGCAGGAGAAGTGTGAGTTTCGTGGATGCTGATCATCATCGGAGCCATTCCCCTGAAGCCCAAACCGGACCAT CGGTTGATGCCAAGACCTCGGAGTTTGCCTTCTTTAACAAGTTGAAGTCTACTTTTGGTCTCTCCTCCTCTGAAGCTTCAAACAAACTGAAACAAAATCCGAAAGATTTTGAATCCAGAGGTCAAATCCACAATG ATGCAGGAACCGACCTCCGAGCTAAAGATATAACAGGCAATACTACTACTTGTAGCTTCACCACTCCCATTTATAATGCAAGACGCGGCTCACCTCTCAACTTGACTCGAAAGGATAAAG GGTTCAATAGAGATAAGGACACAGTTCGAGGTGGTAATAACAACCTGAGTTGTGGAG GAAGCAGTGATGAGAAGGAAGACGACTTTTTCTCTGTGAAGAGGAAGAGACTGAATCAGTGGGTCAAACATACTTGGTTTCCTGATATCACCCCCCAGCTGCTTACCTCAAACGG GGGCAATTTAGTTTCTCTTCTCCTAACTCGGCTGTTCCCTGGAACCGATGAGAAACAT CCTTCTAGGTTTTCCAAGGAGAGGACAGAGAGAAGAACGTTTCTTGATTCTCCTGGATCCAAGTTTCTCAAGAGGTCCCATGAAAGCTATTCAGAAGTTGACCATGGTCTGCAAATTGAGAAGAAAAGGGCCATATCTTGGCCGGAAAATAGCATTGCAACGAATCATGTCCACTACAGTTGCATCCCAAGAGATCCCCAAGACTTTAACTTTCCCTTCTCATATCCTAAGGAACCGGTTTATAGACCTCCACTGTTGACACAGAAGACATTCATCTCGTTTCCTGTTGAAGAAACTCTGGACTCCAGCCTCCATTTCAGAAACTACAACTCTCCTTCACTGGGTTATCATGGAGAAGACATTGGATACAGCTCAGAGGCCTTACTACCACATGATTATAGGGAGCCTTCATCTGCATTACTTCTCGAGTGGAACACTGAGAACGCAAGCACCAGAAAGACTGATGATTTGCAACCAAGTAATCACACAGAACTCATCACGTGTCCAAATGCATCATCATCTTTGGCTGATAATCCATGGAGGTCTGACTATTCTTCATCCCATGATGTTGTTACGAGGGAGCTGTACCCTTTACCTCTGCTCTCTCACTACACTTCAGGCAGTTTCCTCTTACCAGCAACAAACCAAACCCGCCATTTTGAGCATGAATTGGAGAGGCATATGATTGATGATGAAGATGTAGTTGCAGCAAACCAGAATCTCCAGACATTTCATCAAGCGACAAGCTTGTCAGATTGTTTAACCAGAGGCCACACATACTATCATAGTCCTTCCAACTCTCCATTGGATCATTCCCCTTTTAAATCCCCTGGACGTGAAATGGTATCCTTTCCGTTTTCCAGCATCAGCAATTCAGATTTGTTGGAAGAGTCAAGTCCAACAACACAAAGCGATCGGTGGTGGATATGA